The DNA sequence GGTGGCGGACGACCATCAGCCTGCGGAGACCGGCTCCGAAGTCGAGTTGACACCCCATCGCCGAATAAATGATAATGAGTTCTCATTAGCTGCACTTGCAGCAGCGTTTCACCGGCAATGCTCGGGTCAATTCCGACGGCCCGAATCCGTCCCGAGTTTCGATGAGTCCACCAAGCACCCTGGCCGCCGACTCTGGCCTGGCACCAGTTCCAGCCGGTGAGCGGCTGAGCGTTCTCGACGCCATCCGGGGCGTCGCTCTCGGCGGGATTCTCGTGGCCAACCTCGTGTCCTTCTTCGGTGTGTACTGGATGAGCGCCGAGACCCGGCTGGCCATGGTCGGCGGCACTCTAGGCGAGACCGTCATCTTTGGGATGGACTGGCTGATCGAGGGAAAGTTCTACTCGGTCTTCTCGATCCTCTTAGGAGTTGGATTTGCAATTCAGTTGCAAAGAGCCGAGGCGCGAGGGCAGTGTCGATCGCAGTTCGGACGCTTTTTCCGCAGACGAATGGCTGTCTTGATCGTGATCGGGCTCGTCCACTTGTACGCGATCTGGGCCGGCGACATCCTCACGCTCTACGGAGTGATGGGTCTCCTTCTCCCAACGTTGTCCCGAGGGCACGGCCGCGTTCGGCTCGCGGTAATCATCCTCTTTCTATTGACGCCTCTGGCGACGCACGTGCTCGTCTACTCCACCGAGGGTCGACTCGACCCGAGACCGCCGTTCGCGGAACTGGGGGCTCGAGTCCAGGAAAGATTGGACGGCGAGCGCGGCAGATCTTCACTGGAGCTTTTCGCAGCAGACCCGCGCGGCTATGTGGCGTGGAATGTTGGCTATGCAGTGGCGCGACCGGGAACCTATCTCCAGGGTGGACGCCCCGCTCACGTAATGGGTCTTTTCCTCATTGGAGCTTGGCTCGGAGTCTCCCTGCTGCCTCGCCTTGCATCCCTCGGGCGATCACTCAGGATCACCGCCGCCGTCGGTGCTGCGATCGGACTCCCGGCGAGCCTCGTCTATGCCGTGATCAAGCTCCGGCACGCGCAATCCGGCTTCATGTTGTCACCTGAAGGACTGCTCCAGACCGCGGCCTATGCCCTCGGAACGACTCCTTTGGCGCTGTCGTACCTCGCCCTCGCCGTGCTCGCATGGAGGACGGGCTCCGGACGACGGCTGCTCGAGTGGTTCGTCCCCCTGGGTCGGATGGCGCTCACCGTTTACATCGGCCAGTCGGTGATTCAGCTCTTCATATTTACAGGGTGGGGGCTCGGCTTGGCCAGCAAAACCCCTGTCGCACTGCTCCCCCTCGTTGCCACGGCCATCCTCATCGTCCAAAGACAGGCGTGCGTCTGGTGGCTCGCGCGGCGCGGGCAGGGACCGCTCGAATGGGTCTGGCGAAGAGCCACCTACGGATGATGTCCCTTCCGCACCGAACGGCGCCCAGCCGTGGACGCAGAAGCGGTGCAAGTCCGGCTCTGAGGAGGATCTCAGACGCCAAGGCAACTCCCCTCTTGAGCATCAGAGGCGCCGGTCGAGTCTCAGGACACAAACAGGATCCGCTTGCCTAAGATCCCGCTCGTCGAGAGCCCAGCCGGCCGCGCTGGGGACGCACAGGACACTGCCTGCTCAGCTGGACCATCGCTTTCCGGATCAACCTAGCCCGCGGGCCACCTATCGACATCGACGCAGTGAGCTGCGCCAGCAGGCATGTGATGAGGCCGCAGTCCTCGCAAATGAAGTGCGGTTGACGGCAGCGTTCGTCCTGAACCCCGTTAAGGACGCAGCCATCGATGTCCACCGCGCAGGTGACCACCGAGGCGACACTGGCGGTGCGACTCAATTAAGAGGGCGGCAACCCTGTCAAGCGGCGTAGTAGTCACAGCACCATACTCAAGCAACTGATTCAAAGCCACTTGGGTAGAAGGGTGGCACCTCTTTCCGGCAGTCATGGAACCACCCTCAAGTCGCTGATTTTGATGCGGCTTGGTCAGAGGGTGGCGCCTCTACCTATCTACCTGTTGCAGGCGAGGTAAAGAGCTACGATTTCTCGTTCTCCATGGTGCGCCGAGGCCCGTTCTCTGCGATCTGGCCGACTGCCAGCTCCGCCGCTCACCACTAGGTTATAATCTCTGCACATGCTAATCATAGCGCCTCCACGAAGTATGCCAGTCACTGCGAAAAAAGTGCATGTGTTCGGAATAATGCGGTTAATTCAACTAGACCGATAAACGATCGGAGGGATGACCTTGGAGTCATTTAGATACTTTCCCAATGTGGCAAACTTTCTCAAAGGAACGATCTTTGCCGATCGCCTGGAGAATCTGGACAGCGACTATCTACCAGGAACTCAAAGGTTTCGGTTTTACCAAAGGCGAGAGAGACCAAGACTCGAAATATTCGATCACAAGGCAATGGGACTTGACTATGAGGAGGCTCTCCTTGAGAGAGTCCAGCTTGATTTCCCGGTGAATTTCCACGTCGTAGTAGGCGGTCTCGGATCCGGGAAGAGCACTGCTGTAAGGAAGCTCCGCGCATCAATCATTGAACGCCGAAAGCAACTCCAAGATCAGAATCCATGCAGTTGCGAACCCTGCGATCGGGAGCCGATAAATATCGACCTGATGGCTCAACTGGCTTCAACCCCAGCCAGAAACGCCGTCCAAGAGATCGCGCGCGCAATTCGATTCAAGATTTACGGCGCACTTCTCAATACTTGGATCAAAGATTCGCCGGAATCGCAGAAGGCTATCGAAGATAATCCCAGAGCCATGAAAGTCATCCGACGACTTCTTCTCGCCAACGACATCGCGGCTTGGGCGGACAACGAACGTCCCGGATCGTACCCACTAGACCTAGAACACCCTGACTGCTTATTGGATGACCCCCTGCTGCAACAAAGACCCACAGCAACACTGATCGACGAGCTGGTCACAAGATTTCGCAAAGGGACCACTTCATTTGCGAGCAGACTAAATGCGATCACTTCTGACCCGGAGACGAGCTACTCTTTAGCATCCACCGTAGTGGGGTTTTACATATCACAATGCTCAGCTGAAAACCCCTGCAACCTGATCGTTGTCGACAACATCGATGAACTTCCAACTGAGCATATAGAACAAGTCGCCGCCAGGGTGCAGAGACTAGCGGCACTCACCTCAAAGTGCAGATTTATCATGCCAGTCAGACCGAGCTCTCTCGGCCTCGAAGGATTTGTCAACAATCCGAATTACATGTTTCACTACGGACCAAATTGCTTCGAGATGATGCTTCAGAGAATCAGTGAAAAACTACTCCTAGTTCCCAGAGAGGAGCTGATCCCCCTATTCACAAAGAGGCCTTCAAAAGAAGAAATAGACGTACTACTAGTGACAGCCTATCTGTACTCCCTGATGTTAGCAGCAGGCAATTTCGACTCGCTAGGACAACCGGTGACCCTTGCCGAGTGCAGACCACAAGTTCATCCGAATCACGACTTCCTTACATCAATTTCCGTGGGCGGAAAACCCCTCGGCCACCTAGGAAGAACCATTGGCGCAATCGTAGGTACCTCCGGTAGGTATGCTACAGCAACCGCTTCTCGCTTCTTCTACCACATCTACCAAGATGGCCAAGTCCTAGACTACCTGTTCTCCCGTGGCCTCAGAATAAGAAAAGAGGTCGCCCTACAGATAGGCTATTCGCACTCAATCAGCGCGATCCTCGGTGACCCAGGAGAAGGTCCTACCGAAAGTAGGTTGGTGAACCTGTTTCGCCCTTCGTCGTTCTCGACTCACCCTGGATGGCCAACGCTAGCGAGAGTCAGAATCCTGTTGCTTCTTCAGCGGCGCCTGCGAGTTCGCGTTGGAGAGGTACTAGCGAGCCTGGCGCTCTATGGTGTTCCCGTGGAAGTTGGTCTTCAGTCCCTAAACGCGCTCCACAACAAAGATCGACTCCTAGTCTGGTTCAGCAGGAATAAGGACCTCCGCAATAGAAAACAACACCTTTCACAGGATGTAGTCATCTCTGAGCACGGACTTGCATACCTTGAATCGGTAGTAGTAGATTTTGAATACCTTTGGTTTTGCGCATCACAGTTAGGCGCCAGATTCGTCGGAGAAGGTCCTGCGAACTTCCGAGCCAGAGTCGGTGAGTTTGTTTCGATACTATCAATGATAGCAAAGACTGACTCAAAGCAACTCTTATTCAGCCGGCTTTCTGGGCAGGGTCTCTGGAAGGACTCGGCAGAGTCTGAGCAATTCTTAGGTCTTTGGCTGGCCTATGCCGCATTGCCGCGGGCCCTCAGTGGTGCAAGTGTTGCCGCAGATCGGTCAGGCAACAAGAAGTATGAACAGGAAGTCACGGATTCTGCGGCTGAGTTGCTTACAGTCTGCCTTGAGCTTCAGGAGATCTACAGAATCTTCTTCGGGTCAAACGGCTATCTAGTGACCTACGAAGAACCCGTGGCGCGAGCGCGGGTTGCATTGACCAGGGCACTTACGGAAGGAAAACTTGGCGGTGACGACTTTGAAGAAATTGGCCGCAGTCTCTTATCGAGCTGGAAGGAGCAGGCCTCCATTGAGAGATTTCCAGAGAGCCAGGTACAGGTGAGTGACAGCCCAAAGGAGGACCTCATAGAATCTCTATCTCGATTCGGGGCGGCTTTTCCAGGTCTATCGAAAAGCATTAAGGCACTAAGCGAGAGAGAGGTCGCGCAACAGGAGTACGGCCGCTTTCTGATTCAGCGCGAGCGCTTGAAGACTTTGATTTCTAGCCGAGTTCCTACCACCTCGATGTTGGCGGCCCAACTGAGGAGAACGACAATCCAGGCGGAGCTGGCAAAGTCACATCTTTCGCGCAACGCGGCAACTGGCGCGAAGCTCACAAGGTGGACTGCCGAACAGGTAGAAGGATTAGATAGTTTTCATGAGGACCTAGTTGCTTACAACTTCAAGATCGAGGGCTTTCCCAAGAAGCGTGAAATGGATGAATTCAAGGGAAGAGTTGCAAAGATCTCTGACTTAGTTATGGAACTAGGGCAGTTTCTTGGCGTTCAAACTCCCGAGGTCCTTGCTCTTAGATGGCTTTAGCCAGTAGATACCTCACAAAGAAATCATAGAGACAAGTTGCGGAGATGACTCTCGAGCTCCTGGCCGTCGCGTCGAGGTGGAGGTATTCGCCTTCCCAGATGCCGGCGTGACGCGCGAGGTTGGTGCCGAGGGGTTCGGTGGCTTCTGAGCCGTGGACGACTGCGATGGTCGGCCGGGCTGTTGGGGGTGAGTCGGTCTGGTCGGTGCAGGCGAGGCCTACAAGGAGAATCGCGCAGGCGAGGCTTCTGGTCGAGGCTCTGCCGAAGAGCTGAAGGCACCGCGGAGCCGCGGGCATTACTCTACCCCCCGGTCTTGACCAACTCGAACTCGGTGACCGGGCCGGGCTCCGGGTCGGTTTTGTCGAGGATCTGCCACGCCGCGCCATCGGGGCCGATGAAGACGAAGCCGCGCTCGCCGAATTCGTTGTTGCGGATCTCTCCTGGCTGGATGCCCTGGTCGATCAGCAGGTGCCGCACTTTCTCGAGCTTCGGGGTGTAGAGGGAGTGCAGGGTGATGCCCAACTCGCCAGGACGCTGGCGGGCGGTGCGGTCGGGCTTTGGGCCGGTGGGTAGGAAGAATTTGAGCTTGCCGCAGATGTTGTTGGGGGAGACGAAGCCGCGGTACCAGTGGCTGGTGCCGGGGGCCATGTCGAAGACGCGCTGGGGGCCGTCTTGCCAGTCGCCGTCGAGGACGACCCCGCCTTCGTCGCGGAAGCCGAGGGCGTCGCGGTAATAGTTGGTCATTTCGCCGAGGTCTTCGCCGTCGACGATGAAGTCGTGGTGGGTGAACTCACTGGTGGCGAGGGGCGAGTGGTCGCCGATGGTGCCGTAGCCGGGGATCTGGTAGCCATAGCGCTGGAAGAAGACGTGGTGGAAGAGCTCGCCGTAGACGGCGGTTTCGCGCACGCCGACGGGGCGGTTGAAGAAGCTCGGGTCGCCTTCGGTGAGGCTGTAGAGGTCGTCGTAGACGGGCTCGATGGGCAGCCAGCGCTCGCCCGCCTTGCGGGCAGCGCGGTAGGTGTCGACGAGGCGAAAGATGTCGGTCGTGCGCATCACGGCCATGCGCATGCCGAGGGTTTCCGGCGGTGCATAGCCGACCCCGGGGCCCAGCGGCTCGGCCCACTCCAGGATGCGCACCAGGCCGTGGCTGGCGATGTCGCCGTTCTGCATGCGCACCGATTTGAGCGCGGACGGCACGCCGTAGAGGGCTTCGGCTTCGTCGGCGCTGAGCTTGCCGCGGGCCACTACCCGAAAGCCGAACTCGGCGAAGTAGCGTTCGTAGATGGCGGCGTCCTCGGCACCGACCATGACCTCGTAGACGCCGCTGATGCCGGTGTCGGGCGGCTCGACGGCTGAGGCCTCTTCGGCGCCCGCCACGATCGCCAGCCCGAGGACGAAAAGAACCGCGACCAGCCTCCGAAGCAGCTCCACCGCCCTACCCCTTCGTCGGTCGGTGCAGATACTCGCCTCTGGCCGGGCCGACCACTTCGCCCTGGTCCCAGACCACCTCACCCCGCAGCAGAGTGGTCTTCACCCGGCCGGTGAGCTCCATGCCTTCGAAGGGGGTGTAGCCCTGGGTGGACTCGGATTCCGCGGCGCGCACGACGAAGGTCTCGTCCGGATCGAACAGCACCAGATCGGCGTCGAAGCCGACAGCGACGTCGCCCTTGCGGTGGAGGCCGAAGCGACGCGCCGGGGTCTGGGAGGTGAGCTCGGCCATGCGGCCGTAGGAGAGGCCGCGCTTGCGGCCCTCGGTGTGGACTCCGGAGAGCAAGTACTCGGTACCTCCGAAGCCGGACTTGGCGAGGAAGATGTCGCCCGGGTTCTCGCCGCTGACCTTCCTTTCCGCCGAGCAGCAGGCGTGATCGCTGACGATCCAGTCGATGTCGCCGTCGAGCACCGCCTGCCAGAGGAACTCGACGTCTTCGCGCGGTCGAATCGGCGGGTTGACCTTGGCGTGGGGGCCGCAGGGGGCGTCGATGTCGAGCAGCAGGTGGCCGACGGTGGCCTCGCGGCGGAAGTGGATGTGCGGGAAGACGGTCTGCATCATGCGCGCCGCCTCGATCGCCTTGCGCGACGACAGGTGAAGCAGGTTGATGTTGAGGCAATCGGTCTCGTACGCCAGGTAGGAGGCGATCCAGATCGCCAACCCTTCCGAGTGCGGCGGCCGAGCGGCGCTGTAGGCTGCCAGGCCCTCGAGCTTGCCCTCGCGCTCCACCAATTTGGTGTAGGCGCTCATGATCTCGGCGAGCTCGCAGTGCAGCGACAGGGAGATGCTCTCGGCGTGCTCGGGGCGCTCTTCCATCAGCTTGCGAATGCCGCGCATGACGAACTCGAAATGGGCGATGTCGTACTTTTCGTCCTCGCCGATCATCAAGAACTCGTTCTGCGAGTCGGAGCGGCCGTGGAGGCCGTAGCTGCCGTAGAACATGAAGATCTTGTAGGAACAGACGCCGAGCTCTTCGAACATCACCGGTAGCTCGTCGATGTGCTGCCCGGACATGGGTGCCAGATGGTAGGCGTAGTCGACGTGGAAGTTGCCGTCGCTGCGCTCGAGCACCTCGGGAAAGAACTCGCGGTAGGGGCCGCCGCGGTTGAGGTAGTACTGGCCGGTGCGCATGTAGTTGAGGCTCGAGGTCACCCCGCCCATGGCGGCGGCGCGGCTTTCGCTGCGAGCATCGGCGGAGAGCTCCTGGTAGATGCCAACGTGCATGTGGGCATCGACCAGGCCCGGGAAGGCGAGCTGTCCACCGCCATCGATCACTCGCCGGGCATCCTCCACCGCCAGCTCCGGCGCGATGGCGCTGAAGCGACCATCGGAGACGGCGATGTCGGTAGCCAGCGGGTCGTCGACGCCGGGCCGCACCAGGCGGACGTTCTTGATCAGCAGGTCGTGGCTCGGTTCCGTCATGGTGGGTCTCTTGGATTCTGTGATCGAGCGGTTTCTGTGTGATCAATGATCGAGCGGTGAGAGACCTCGAAAGCTTGCCCTTCACGTCATCGCGACCATTCTTTCGCAAGGCTGTTGTTTCGCAGGGCAATGCGCCGCAACGAAGTTGCAGGCTGCCCGATTCGATCGAGCAGCCTGCAGTCGGAGTCCCGTGGAGCAGCCCGGCTGCGGCACGGTGCACGAGCCCGAAAACCTACGCCTCCGGGCCGTTGTCAATTCGCCTCTACCGACTCCCGAACTTGTAGTTCAGCCCGAGCACGAAGGACCGGCCCGGTGCCGGCGCGATCTGGAAGGGCAGGAAGTAGAGGTCGTCGGTCAAGTTCTCGATCCCCAGAGTGAGCTTGAGCGGATTGCCGCCGGCATCGATCGTATAGCCGCCGCGCAAGGAGTGCTTCTCGAAGCCGTCGAGGGACTTCAAGATGCCGAACTGGGTGATGTTGCCGGTGGCCACCGACTCCGGACGCACCCGGGTGATGTCGTCGGCGAAACGGAATTCGTACTCGGAGAACCACTTGCCGGTGGCGTTGGTGTAGCGCAGGGCGAAGGTGCCCTGGAACGGCACCACCGAGCCGAAGGGAGCGTCGTCCGGCGTCCCCTCGAGATCGATCGGCAGATCCGAGCGGTTGTAGAACTGCTCGATGGTCTGGATCTCGGCCGGCGTCGGGTTCTTGTTCTGTCCTTCGAGCCAGGAGAGGGAGACGTAGGGCGTCAGGCTGCCGCGGTTGCCCACCGGGAAGGAGCCTTCGAAGTAGGCCTCGGTGCCCTCGAACTCGACCTCGGTGGCGTTGACCCGCTGGAAGAACAGGCCCACCGGGCTGAACACGCCGTTGGCCGGATCGGGGGTGAAGAACAGGGTCGGAGTGACGATGCCGTCGATGTAGTTGTCGATCTCGTTCCGGAACCAGGCGAGGGAGCCGCGCCAATTGCCCTGATCGACCTTCACGCCGAGGTCGATGCTGGTGCCCTCCTCAGGCTCGAGGAACGGGTTGGGCACGCTCTGCACGCCGAAGAAGCCGGAGCCGAAGTTGCGCACCAGGTAGCGCACCGTGACCTCCGGCTCGCGGTAGCTCTCGCCCCAGCGCACGTAGGGGGAGATTCCCGCCGGCAGGAAGAAGGTGAGACCGACATTGCCGGTGACGACGTCGTTCGAGGTCGAAAAGTCCTGGCCGTCGCGAATCGCCTGCACGAAATCGGCGACGCCGTCGAGGTTGAAGCCGAAGTCGCTCTCGAGACGGTTGGCGAGCTCGCCGGAGGCGATACCCAGGAAGCCGAGCTCGCTGCCCCCCGGCAGCGGATAGCCGTCCGTCGCCTGGGCGGTGGACTCCCAGTCGTCCCAGCGCACGCCGGCCGCAACGCGCACCACCTCGTGGGGCTGCCACTCGAGCTGGGCGAAGGCGGCGAGGTTCTCGTAGTCGGTGTCCGGGGTGGTGGCGCCGACGACCGTCGAGGTCACCGTGCCGGCACCGTTGAAGGCGTCGCGGGTGAAGGTGTCCTCGGACTCGTCCTTGAGGTACTGGATGCCGGTGGTGATGAGGGCGTTCTCGGAGGCCGCCAGATTGAGCTGGACCTCGGCGCCGGTGCTGGTGATGCTGTTGAGGGTGGTCGAGAAGGTACCGCCGGAGTTGAAGGTGGACGGATTGCCGGTGAAGGACAGGCTGCGATCCGGGTTGGTGACGAAGGACGAGCCCTCGTCGATGTTGAAGCGCCGGTCGTTCTGCGGCCGCTCGAACTCCTGCTGGTAGACGCGCACCGCCACCCGCGGTAGCCAATCGGCGATCTCAGAGCCCTCGTAGCGCAGGGTGAGCTTGGTGAAGTCGCGGAAGTTGTTGCTGGTGCGGTTGTTGCTGAAGGGCGGACCGCTGAAGGCGAAGCCGAGATCCTCGTGCTCGCTCAGCAGGTAGGTGGCGCGAAGCGAGTGGGTGCCGTTGAAGTAGCGCCAGAAGTCGAGGCGGCCGTTGGTGCCCTCGCCCTGACCGTTGCGGATCTCGCCGTTTTCCCCAAGGGACCAGATGGCGTAGGTGTTGGCGTTGCCGGCGAGGAGGTTGGAGACCTCGCCCAGGGCCAGCACTTCTTCGGTGGTGATGGCGTCGCCGCCGATCTCGTAGTCGTCCTGATCGAAGACCGAAGCGCTGGCCTGCAAACCCCAGGCCTCGGTGCCGTAGCTCAGGCTGCCGAACTGCCGGTTGAAGCCGCCGTTGTCGTTGTAGCCGAGGTCGAGGATGGCGTCCCAGGTGGCGCCGCTCGAGGGGCGCGACGGGGCCTTGGTGATCAGGTTGATGGTGCCGGCGTGGGCGTCGGTGCCGTAGAGGCTGGAGCCGGCGCCGCCCACCACCTCGATGGCGGCGAGCTGGGTGACGTCGATCATGCCCGGCGACAGGCCGGTGGCGTTGGCGTCGATGCGCGAGTTGTTGATGCGCTCGCCGTCGAGCAGGAGGAGCAGCCGGGAGGACGACTGGCCGCGGTAGGTGGGCCGAGAGCGCGCCTGGTTCTGCTCGATGGACTGCATGTTGGGCACCCGCTCGTAGGCTTCCTGGACGGACTGCGGGCGGCGATCTTCGATGTCGGCGGAGCTGACCACAGTGACCGCCTGCGGGATCTCGACGATGGAGCGCTCGCCACGGGCGGCGGTGACGGTGAGCTCGTCGACCAGGGCACCGAGGGCGAGTTGGAAGTCGGCGGTGACTTCGGCCTGGGAGACGTTGACCGTCTCGGCGGAGTCAGCGAAGCCGTCGAGCTGGGTGCTGACGCGATAGGCAGCGGGAGCCAGATCGCTAAACTCGTAGTTGCCTTGGTCGTCGGTGACGGTGGTCTGACTGCGGCCGCTGGCGGTGTTGACGGCGGTGATGGTGACGCCCGGCAAGACGGCGCCGGAGGGATCTTTGACCTGACCTCGGAGGGTCTCCGCCGACAGCGTGGTCGGCGCCAGCATGGCGACGACGACGCCGAGGATCCATGCCCATCGAATGACTTGCGGCCTCAGCATTTCAGGCTACTCCCTTCCCCCCGACGGGGACGTGTGTTCGTTCGCGCCCGGCTACCCCAACGCTTCCCTCATTCCCCGCGGGCACCACGAAACGACGCCGTTCTCTCGCAGGAGATCGGTCGTCGCGGCAGAGCGGAGCTCGGGGAAATGTCCATTTGTCATACCAATAGTACATATACTGTACGGGAAGTCACAAAAGCGTGTCAAGGAAGGGGTTTTCGGACGGCTGGGTGGCCTGCTTTCGGGACGCTGCGGTGTGTCTCCTGCGTGGAAGGACGTGATGGCGGGCCGAGGTGGGGGAGGACACGGTCGAGTCTCGCTTCGCGAAGGCGATGCGGCGTGTCGTCCGCGTGGGGTGACGTGATGGCTGACGAAGTGGCGGAGGACGGTCGAGTCCGGCTTCGCGAAGGCGCTCCGCCGGCGTGCCCGCCTGGAACGATTCGATGGCTGACAAGTTGGGGAGGACGGTCGAGTCCGGCTTCGCGAAGGCGCTCCGCCGACGCGCCCGCGTGGGTCTACTCGGACTCCGAAACGGCCCGCGCCGGGCGGAGGCATAACTCGCTGCGCTCAAACAGATGCCTCCGCTTTTCCTCTGCGGGCCTGGGGTCGGACTTTGAATGCAAGTGCCCGCGGGCTCAGGCTACGCGCTTTCGCGAAGCCGGACTCGACCTCACCGTCTGTGCGCTTCGGGCCTGTCGCTGATCGGTGAGTCTCGAGACCGCGGTGGAGTGAACAATGAAAATAGGAGACGATAACGTCCCGTAGGTGGTCTCAGAGAGACGCCTTGGGGCAAGATAGAGCGGCTTGGTGGAGAAGATCACGACGGGCTAGGTTCGCGACGGGATCCCACTCCGACTCTCTCGACGGAGCTCTGAGTGAAGGGTCGGAACTGATCCGCTCGACCCGAGAAGAGCTTTCATCAACGAATAACCGAGGAAGGTCTGAGATTCAGCGCCCAAGGCCCGAGGGAATGGCTTGAGAGACCGGGGGCCGCGATCGGGCGATAGGGACTCGAAGAGCAGGGTTCCGGCCGCTTCGGCGGTTCGCCGGAGGGAGGAAAGCAGGTGGGAGGAGCTAAGGCAGGACGAACACCTTGTCGTCGATTTGCTGGTTGACGGCGAATTCTTGCCAGTGGATGTCAGCGGTTTTGGTGCCGTTGTAGTAGAGCCGGACGCGGGTGGGTTGGCGGAAGTGGGGGTTACGGTGCCAGCGGAAGTCGGAGTAGATGCGGTGGTGCCAGCCTTTGGGGGTGTCGAAGCCGACCCAGCGGACGCTGTAGTCGTGGCGGTCGATGGCGAAGCGGGTTGCGGAACCGGCGGGGTCGGTGACGCGCACGAAGTGGCAGGGGTGGCCTTCGATCTGGTCGTCGAGGAGGCGATCGACGGTGAAGCCTTGGTCGAGGGCGAAGCGCAGGATGCCGAAGCCGAAGGCGGAGGACCAGTCGCGGCGGGCCTGGTCTTCGTCGACGGGGCCGTTGGCGTCGTAGGTGCGCTGGCCGTCGTAGGCGGTCTGGAAGATGGCGTCGTCGCCGGCCCAGGCTTCGAGGCGCACTTTGCCGTTGGCGGTGTGGGCGTCGCCGGAGCGATCCGGAAAGACGCGCCACATCCGGTAGCGGTCGGCGAAGCGCGAGGCGCGAGGGTCACCCTGCTCGCTGAAAACCGCCTGGCCGGCGAGGCGCAGGGTCTGCGGCCGGCGCCAGGCCTCGCCGCCGGCGGCGAGGATGGCGCGCTCGACGATGTCGGTGGCGCTCAACGTGTCCGCTTCGGCGGCCGGCTCGAAGATCTCGATCAGGAAGCCATTGGGGGCGAGCAGGGTGACGGCGCGGTGGGTACCGAGCTCGGGGCTTTCGTACTGCACCGGACCGGCGACGATCTCGGTGCCGGCGGCGTGGGCACGGCGCAGGATTTCGTCGAGGTCCTGAGTCGGAAAGCTCCAGGCCACCATGCCCTGGTTCGGCGGCCGCGGCGCGACGCCGCTGTCGGGCAGGGCGCCGTCGCGGAAATCGATGAACAGCAGGTGCCCATCGCGCGCCCCCATGGCGTAGACGATGGAGAAGCGGAAGACGGTGCCGTCGGGCACCGCCAGGGCGCCTTTGGAGCCGTGGCTGCGCCACTCGCGATCGCTGCGCAGTTCCATGC is a window from the Acidobacteriota bacterium genome containing:
- a CDS encoding TonB-dependent receptor; this encodes MLRPQVIRWAWILGVVVAMLAPTTLSAETLRGQVKDPSGAVLPGVTITAVNTASGRSQTTVTDDQGNYEFSDLAPAAYRVSTQLDGFADSAETVNVSQAEVTADFQLALGALVDELTVTAARGERSIVEIPQAVTVVSSADIEDRRPQSVQEAYERVPNMQSIEQNQARSRPTYRGQSSSRLLLLLDGERINNSRIDANATGLSPGMIDVTQLAAIEVVGGAGSSLYGTDAHAGTINLITKAPSRPSSGATWDAILDLGYNDNGGFNRQFGSLSYGTEAWGLQASASVFDQDDYEIGGDAITTEEVLALGEVSNLLAGNANTYAIWSLGENGEIRNGQGEGTNGRLDFWRYFNGTHSLRATYLLSEHEDLGFAFSGPPFSNNRTSNNFRDFTKLTLRYEGSEIADWLPRVAVRVYQQEFERPQNDRRFNIDEGSSFVTNPDRSLSFTGNPSTFNSGGTFSTTLNSITSTGAEVQLNLAASENALITTGIQYLKDESEDTFTRDAFNGAGTVTSTVVGATTPDTDYENLAAFAQLEWQPHEVVRVAAGVRWDDWESTAQATDGYPLPGGSELGFLGIASGELANRLESDFGFNLDGVADFVQAIRDGQDFSTSNDVVTGNVGLTFFLPAGISPYVRWGESYREPEVTVRYLVRNFGSGFFGVQSVPNPFLEPEEGTSIDLGVKVDQGNWRGSLAWFRNEIDNYIDGIVTPTLFFTPDPANGVFSPVGLFFQRVNATEVEFEGTEAYFEGSFPVGNRGSLTPYVSLSWLEGQNKNPTPAEIQTIEQFYNRSDLPIDLEGTPDDAPFGSVVPFQGTFALRYTNATGKWFSEYEFRFADDITRVRPESVATGNITQFGILKSLDGFEKHSLRGGYTIDAGGNPLKLTLGIENLTDDLYFLPFQIAPAPGRSFVLGLNYKFGSR
- a CDS encoding dihydroorotase family protein: MTEPSHDLLIKNVRLVRPGVDDPLATDIAVSDGRFSAIAPELAVEDARRVIDGGGQLAFPGLVDAHMHVGIYQELSADARSESRAAAMGGVTSSLNYMRTGQYYLNRGGPYREFFPEVLERSDGNFHVDYAYHLAPMSGQHIDELPVMFEELGVCSYKIFMFYGSYGLHGRSDSQNEFLMIGEDEKYDIAHFEFVMRGIRKLMEERPEHAESISLSLHCELAEIMSAYTKLVEREGKLEGLAAYSAARPPHSEGLAIWIASYLAYETDCLNINLLHLSSRKAIEAARMMQTVFPHIHFRREATVGHLLLDIDAPCGPHAKVNPPIRPREDVEFLWQAVLDGDIDWIVSDHACCSAERKVSGENPGDIFLAKSGFGGTEYLLSGVHTEGRKRGLSYGRMAELTSQTPARRFGLHRKGDVAVGFDADLVLFDPDETFVVRAAESESTQGYTPFEGMELTGRVKTTLLRGEVVWDQGEVVGPARGEYLHRPTKG
- a CDS encoding DUF418 domain-containing protein gives rise to the protein MQQRFTGNARVNSDGPNPSRVSMSPPSTLAADSGLAPVPAGERLSVLDAIRGVALGGILVANLVSFFGVYWMSAETRLAMVGGTLGETVIFGMDWLIEGKFYSVFSILLGVGFAIQLQRAEARGQCRSQFGRFFRRRMAVLIVIGLVHLYAIWAGDILTLYGVMGLLLPTLSRGHGRVRLAVIILFLLTPLATHVLVYSTEGRLDPRPPFAELGARVQERLDGERGRSSLELFAADPRGYVAWNVGYAVARPGTYLQGGRPAHVMGLFLIGAWLGVSLLPRLASLGRSLRITAAVGAAIGLPASLVYAVIKLRHAQSGFMLSPEGLLQTAAYALGTTPLALSYLALAVLAWRTGSGRRLLEWFVPLGRMALTVYIGQSVIQLFIFTGWGLGLASKTPVALLPLVATAILIVQRQACVWWLARRGQGPLEWVWRRATYG